The genomic DNA TTTGGCAAGTGCTATTCTGTGATGTGTCAGAAAACCTTGAAGCGACATGCCATGCAGGGCATTACGTAGAAGTAGCTTTAATTTACGGTTTTGGCATAAGTGGAATGTTTCTTCTATAACGGAAACACGCAGCTCTTGGCAAAATATAGACTTCCGAATGAAGTCCGTTATTTCCGCCAACGTTGAGTCTGTAGGAACAGGTGCAAAAAAGAGTTCAGCGTTTAGATAAGCTGTTTTAATTTCAGAAATGATGGTTTCCTGTTCAATCCAATTTTGCGAATTTGGCTTCATATACGTTTGCGCTGTGTGTTTGACGAATATGTACACAAACAATGGAAACCAATCTTGGTGAGCAACCATAAAATAGCATATATTAAAATGTAATGCAATAGGATAGTGAATTAAAGTGCCACTTTAGGACTAAAAAATCTTGTTTATTTTG from Bacteroidetes Order II. bacterium includes the following:
- a CDS encoding helix-turn-helix domain-containing protein, which encodes MKPNSQNWIEQETIISEIKTAYLNAELFFAPVPTDSTLAEITDFIRKSIFCQELRVSVIEETFHLCQNRKLKLLLRNALHGMSLQGFLTHHRIALAKKLLLETHFSVAVIAFSCGYDTLEGFEARFKKRNAYAPSTFRTLFAANPLPKKATSFPMQPFL